Sequence from the Castanea sativa cultivar Marrone di Chiusa Pesio chromosome 12, ASM4071231v1 genome:
AGGCCGGGGTTGTGGGGACCATGCCGCGGTACTTTGCATGATAGGCTCCATGTTTGATTATGCAGTAGTGGCAACACTATATTCTTCTAAGTAGGATGCCGCCCATCTCACCAACTCGTTGCCTGTTTTCCTCTGAGCTCCTTGTCTAACTTCATTTCTGTTATGCCATATTGCCCATGCTAAAGTGACCACCCGGGCCACCCTGTCCACATCAACTTGGTCCATCATAAGCATCTTCCATATTAAATCATAGAAGGAGGACAAAGAGAGAGCACCACTCGGAAATACAATTTTTGAGCAAGCCCACACCTTACGTGCTCTTGGGCAGGTAAGGAAAGCATGCTTCGTTGTTTCGACTTCCAACCTACAACCATCACAGAGGCTGTCCTACACAACTTTCCACTTTAGGAGGTTTATCTTGGTGGGTAGAATGTCGCGACAAGCTCATCATGCGAAGTGTCTAATCTTATGTGGGAGGGGAAGGGCCCATAGCTTATTCCAAAATTGCCAACCTAGACCCAAATCCGAGCTAGCGCCTCTGTGGGGGTGTAGTGAGAGTCTTGTTGCTGTTGCATATGCACTACGGACATTGAACTTTCTGTTTGGTGACTCCGCCCATACAAGATTATCTTCCGGAATACGGGAGCTCAAGGGTATACTCTGTATGATATCATCCTCGTATGGGAGAAATAAGGGAGCCAGGACATCTAGTTTCCATCTGGCATTTTCTTGGTCTATGAGCTCCCCAACCAGAGTGTTCGGGTGTAGAAATAACCTGGGGGAAGCCACTCTGTGAGTTGGGCCTGAAGGCAGCCACCTGTCCACCCATACCCGGATGTTCCTACCGTTGCCAACTCTCCATTTAATCCCTTCCCTAACCATGGCCTGAGTAACCATGATGCTTCTCATCCGCTTTTTAACCCCACCAGAAATTCCTTATCAAACTGGTTAGGTCGTCACAAAGGGTGTCTGAAATTTTGAAGCAGCTCATTGTGTAGGTGGGGATTGCTTAAGCCATTGCCTTAATTAAGACTTCCTTGCCTGCCTTGGATATCATCTTCTCCTTCCAGCCTGCCAACTTCTTGCCCTCTTTTTCCTTTATGTCATTGAAAGAGCTACGCCTGTTCCTACCCATCAAGGAAGGTAAGCCTAAGTATTTCTCACGTTGTTTGATCACTTGTGCTTCGAATCGACCTTTAATGTCTTCGTTGATAGAGGTAGGGGTATTGTTGCTAAAGAAGAGGGAGGTTTTTTCTCTGTTCAATTGTTGACCAGAAACTTTCTCGTACACATGAAGGTCCTTCTGGAGTGCATCACATTCGGCCAAGGAAGCTTTACAAAATATGAGGttgtcatctgcaaaaaatagGTGAGATAAATTGGGACCCCCACGGCACATCGAAACTCCTTTCATGTTGCCGCAAGCCACTGTATCCTTTAAAAGAGCTGAAAGCCCTTCTGCACACAGCAAGAAAAGATATGGAGATAATGGGTTTCCCTGACGGATGCCCCTTGACAGAGTAATATGGCCTCTCAGGCTAccattaattttgattgaataCGTGACAGTCCTCACACATCTCATGACCAGTCTCCTCCACCTCTGATCAAAGCCCAGCTTCTCCATAATTTTCTCCAAGCACCCCCATTCTACCCTATCGTATGCCTTACTCATATCCAGTTTAAGCGCCATCTCCCCCATTTTTCCTGTCTTCTTATTGCTAATGTGGTGCATAGTTTCGAAGGTGACAAGTACATGGTCGGTGATCAACTTGCCGTGCACAAAGCACTTTAGGTTTCACTGATGATAGAGGGAAGAATCTTTTTTAGCCTGTTTGTAATAACCTTTGATGCAATCTTATAGATGACATTGCACAGGCTTATAGGTCTGTAATCAGTCACTCTTTTAGGTTCATTGACCTTAGGAATTAATACAATGAGTTTCATAAGTTTGGGGGAGAGATACCTTGGTTTAAGAAGTTCAGGACAATCTTAGAGACCACATTCCCACAGGTAGGCCAGAAGTGCTGGTAAAACAGGGGAGGCATCCCATCCGGGCCTGGTGCTTTAAGTGGATGCATTTGCTTTAGAGCAGCCTTCACTTCTTGAACGCTGTATTCTTTGGTGAGCTGGTGATTCATGGTAGGGTTACCTTTCTTTGGACGGTAGCAAGTAGCTCCATGAATTCCATGGGGTTGTTTGATTGAAAAAGATTTTGGTAGTGTCCCATGACAATTTCCTCAACCTTCATCTCCTCTTCTTGCCACACTGCCTCATCATCAAACATACCGGTAATGAGGTTCTTCTTTTGCCTAGAGGAAGCCTTCGCATGGAAAAAACTTGTGTTCTTATCCCAACTTGGAACCAATTAAGCCTTGATCGTTGTCTCCACATTTCATCCTTCTTGTCAAGCCAACTATTCAGTTCGGACATACTTCTCAAGGCTTGGTTAGTCTCAGTTGATGAAGGTTGAAGCTCTAGCCATTCTACTTTCTTTTGGAACTCAGCCACCTTTTTACCCACATGTCCAAAAACCATTTTATTCCAGTGATCCAGACTAGACCTGCATTGATCCAGGCAGGTCTGTAATGTATTGCCTTCACTTGAACTCAATCCTTTTTGCCATGCATCAAATACCACTTGTTCACACCGTTGGTCTTTCAACCACATTGATTCAAActgaaatattttcttttgtcttctgcCCCTCAGCTTAGGGACCATGCGTAACACTAGGGGGGCATGGTCTGATACCGGTGATGATAAGTGGTATAACTTTGCCAATGGAAACAACCTGACCCATTCGGGGGTGGCCAACGCTCTATCCAGCCTCTCACGTATCCGCACACCATTTGTCCTCTCGTAGTTCTAGGTAAACTTAGGACCATTGTACCTTAAATCACGCAGACCACAGGAACTTATGGTCTCATTGAAATTCGCCATTTGCTGTCTCGGCCTGACGCTACCTCCCTCCTTCTCCGAAGCACTAGTAATCTCATTTAAATCTCCAATTTTCATCCAAGGCAGCGTAGAGACACCCTTGAGATATTTAAGTTTAGCCCAGGACTCTGGGCGCTTGGCTGTGTCTAGGTTCCCGTAGAAGCCGGTAAAATGCCACCACCCCACGTCTGCCCCCCATCCACTAAAGCATTAATATGTGTTTGAGAGTACGATTGAACCATCACCGTTACCCCATCCTTCCAGTATAAAGCCAAGCCCCCGCTCTTACCAATACTTGGAACAACCAGGCCGTCCTTCATATTGCATTTTTCCTTAACCATATCCATCCAATCCTTCTTATCTAACTTAGTCTCCATGAGGAAGACTAGTTTGGAATCTTCTTTTTGAACAACCTTTTCCAAGGCGTTAACTGACAGACAGTTCCCAAGCCCCTGACAGTTCCAACTTAATAGACTCATTGTGGCCAGCGGGGCTGCCCAACAGCCTCTGTCGATCCCAAGTGCTTAGCTAACAAAGCACTGAATTGCCTAGTTTCCTCCTCCATACGcatcttctttttaatttctaaactCTCATCAAATGATGTGCATGCATGCTGTTGTTTCCTTTTAACTACGTACTCTTTATCTGATTGCATGGCACCCTCCTTCGTACGTGGTACATCCTGTGCACTTAAGAGAATGCGTTTACGTGGGCTTCTCCTTGTGGCTGGATTGGACTTAATTGTGGGAGgcccattttttgtttttaaagccgccttatttttattttcattttggttggGCTTAAGCAAGCCTACTATACTATCATTGGAGTTGTCAACTTGGCCCACCACGTAGGAAGACTCTGGAGAGGCACTAGTATCTTCTCTGACATAAAAATCTCCCTTATCCCTCCTTAATTCCTGTGTGCCATTAAGAACTCCCTTATCCCTCCTTAAATCCTGTGAGTCAGAATCAAAATCCAAAGGCATAGAAGTGTTGTCACGGAGAAGCTGATTTTTTCCTATGTTATCAGCGTGGATTCCGAAATCTGCAGAACTTGAGAGCGTAAACACCGGGGTGGCGTTTGCAGCGTCATTATTGTCCCTGACACAATCCTCGAAATCCGAGACTTTTTGCTGCGTTGTTGTCTCCTCAGGCCTCGTTGTACCGCCGCGGGATTGGGGAGCGCCGCTGCTCACGACGTCCATGAAGGTTTGAGCGAGGACCTCCATAGTTTCGGCCTCCCCCTCTGTTGCGCTCCCCAGCTCCCTACTGCGGGTTTCCTTTACTACCGTGGCCATGGTGGGTGTTCGGCGTTCCAACGGTGTCGTGGCTTTGGCTCTGTCACTCACTGACTTGTCAAAGCCCAGGACCTCTACCACTGATTTCTTTGCTCCGTTGAACTGAGAAGCGCGAAGCCATGGTCCATATTGCTAGTCCGTCGTTGAGAGGCTGCCTTGACTGCTCAGCCACACCACACATTCTTTGTCGTCGTGGGTGAGGCTACCACACCAATAGCACAGGTTTGGTAGCCTTTCGTATTGGCAAGAGGCCCAACCTTCCTTGTCTTGGTCCTATGACACTTGCCGACCCCTGCTTAACGACTTTGAGATGTCCACCACAATGCGAACTCGTATAAAGTTTCCTCCTTGCATCTTTGAGTTGTCCACGACCTTGTTCACCATTCCCAGAGTCGCCCCTAAGCTCAGAGCGACCTCCCTTGTCAGTAAAGAGAAAGGGAGGTCATGGACCTGTACCCAAAAAGCCGTTTTTCAGAAGTTGAGTTCCTTCACCGGCGTCCGACCATCGTATCGTTTTACCACCACTAGGTGCCTATCATATGTCCACGGCTCTCCCTGCAATACCTTCTCCACGTCCGCTTCTAGCTCAAAAGCGAAGAGAGCTATATTATCGCCGGCTGCCCTTATCTCAAAGTTTCATCGTGTTCTCCACAAGGGTTGGAATGTTTTTGCAAGGGCTTCGGTGTTTATCGCTCTACGGGTGAAGAACTTCCCCGCGCCAGAAAAAATTCAGGTAAGTGTTTTTCTTTGGACAAATCGAACTTTGATCCCTCTGCATCTGTTAGGGAGAGTTTCTTCCACCTTTGGGAAAGCTCCTCCATGAGACTGTTTCCCTGTACCCTTGAAAAATAAACCCCACTAGCCTCCTAGCAACTGTGTTGCTAAGGGGATACGACGCGTCCTTCTCCG
This genomic interval carries:
- the LOC142620362 gene encoding uncharacterized protein LOC142620362, with amino-acid sequence MVTQAMVREGIKWRVGNGRNIRVWVDRWLPSGPTHRVASPRLFLHPNTLVGELIDQENARWKLDVLAPLFLPYEDDIIQSIPLSSRIPEDNLVWAESPNRKFNVRSAYATATRLSLHPHRGASSDLGLGWLEVETTKHAFLTCPRARKVWACSKIVFPSGALSLSSFYDLIWKMLMMDQVDVDRVARVVTLAWAIWHNRNEVRQGAQRKTGNDYRSKDGRIVGVGVIVRDELGRVEAAMCRNLNTPLGAIKTESMAIEAGLLFAKDIGIQDIMVESDSLILVKALNGTFVPPSAVSIVVQGILDHSLSFYRVEFSHVKRQGNRPTHVLAKHALSIVDFIAWIEEVPCFLEQTLIHDVTSQVFH